AGAGCTTGGTAAGGAAATATGGTCCTCGGGAGCGCGAAAAACTAGATCTTGTGTGTTATTTCAACTTCAACCACCACCACGAAACTCCTCCTGAAAAGTCTCTTGAAGTTACGCACTTGTTCAGATCATTTGCGATTGTAAGTAATAGATACAGAGCCGTGATTTACGCAACAGAGGATGCCCCTGCTTTCTTGCGGGAGAGCGTGGGAAAGGTCTGGGATATTGCTGGCGAGCAAGTTCCCTTATAACAAGTCGTTCAAGTTCGTTCCGGGCCTACGGCCCTCCACCGGACCGCCTTGCCTACGCGGTTGCTCCGGCAAGTCGGCCGCTTAACATCAGCGTTATCCCCAAATCTGAACGTTCGCTTTGCGACCGTAGTGCCCTCAATGAATCTTCTTATCTAGAGGTGTTTTGGTTTCTTTCAGTGCAAAGGTCAGATTGCGATCGCCCCAATATCCTTTCGAATTTGTGCGGACACACCGTGGACACAATTCGGACACAGGCAAATAAAAAAGGCCTGCGTTCTCACGCAAGCCTTTTAAAATAATGGCCCGCCCGAGAGGATTCGAACCTCTGACCTCTGCCTCCGGAGGGCAGCGCTCTATCCAGCTGAGCTACGGGCGGTTGTCGGAATCAATGCCTTGGCATCAATTTCGAGTGCGCAATCTTACGTGTGATGGGGGGTTCTGTCCAGTCCTCTTGGCGCTGGTTTGGCATGATTCAGGAGTCAGACGGAATCGGCTTCAACTCTGGGGTTCCGGGGATAATAACGTTCCGGCAGGCGCTCAATGTGCGGGAAAAAGCGGGTGTCTTTGTAGGGCATTTTCATGAAGCCGGAAACGCCCAGTCCAGTGATCTGGTCCACCGCTGACAGGATTTCGTCGAGAAGCCGGGAAAATTCTCCCTCCCGGTCCGGGTCCAGCAGCCGGTAGTGGCTGTGGATCTTGAGGTGGCGGGGCAGGGCTTCGAAGATGATCATGCCGGTATGGTGGATGTCGTTGAGGGATTCCAGCGCGGTAATGATGGTTTGCGGCAGTACCAGGAACTCTTCCGGGTCGGGGCCGTCCTCGAAGTAGGAATGCACTCGCGATTCGTCTTCCACCTCTGGCGCCGCGCTAACCTCATAACGCAATTGCATGCCGGGTTCCGGCACGAAGGGCTGGTCTGGTTCATCGCGGTCGATGTGGAGGGTGTTGCGGGCGTTGAACAGGCAGCTCTTGAAGATGCCCTGGCGGTAGATGGCCTGGGCCAGATACACCATGTTGTTGACCGCCCTGATGAAAGCGGTCTTCAGGCTGGGGTCATGCAGATTCAGCGAGGTGTCGATGTAGACGCCATCACTCTCCCAGCGCACGGCAAGGCCACCTTCGACGGGGTATCGCCCAAGCCGGCTGACGGCAGCGAGAAACGCCTTTTCCGTCTCACCCATCCCTTGCATGAAGTTTTTATAGTAGCGGTCCAGCTGCACGTCATTGACGTCGTTGAGGGTTTCCGGAGCGCCTTCCTGTCGCAGGAAGGATTTTCGGGAGCTGTACACCACAGTGTCGATTTCATGGTCTGACGGTCGCGTCCACACCGGCACCAACGGGTTCAACGCCGGCTCTGGCAGATCAATCATCACCGTGCGGGCCATTCTCGGCATTTCTCTGAGGTAGTAGTCGCCGGCCTGGCGCCTCGTTTCCGGATCCGGGGCCAGCATGCCATCCAGCATGCGGGCGAATTCCATGGGCAGGCCCAGGGAGTTGGCCGGTATTGCCTGGTGCCCGAAGCGGCACGACTGTCCAGATGCCAGCGCGTAGAGAGTCCCGGCAGCGCCCTGTTCATCAAAACGGGGAGATGACAGGCCACCATTCAATTGTTCCTCGCCGATGAAGTAGACGTCCCCGAGCCGTGCGTTAGTCTGCTGCAGGTTGTCGGACATCAGCTCCATGACATTGCTGGTGATGAACTGCAGATTGGCGTCGAGTTGTGCGAACACCGACGAACCCCAATCGATCAGGGCGATATTCTCGGTGCTGGCGTCGAACACCAGGTTGGAGGGCTTGATATCGCCATGAACGATAGGGCGCCCGGCAGGGCCATTCTCCCGGCGCAGGTTGCGCAGGATATCCGCAAGCTGGTCGGCAATTCGCATCACCACCCGTGGCTTGAGGCGGCCTTCACGCAGGGAGACTTCTTCCAGGTTAAGACCGGCCGCCCGCTCCATCACCAGGATGGGCTGGTTGTGTGCCCGCTGGTAGGCAATCAGCCGGGGCACTCTTGGGTGCCGGACCTGCTCGAGGATGTAGGCTTCGTCCTCCAGGCGGTCCTGCAGGTGTTGGGGCAAGTTGATGCGGGTAAATTTGAAGACGTGTTCGGGGCCGGTGTTGTCCGGACTTGGCAGACGGCCTGCGAACACGAAGCCGTAGGCGCCCTTGCCAATCAGCTCGATGTCCAGGTAACCCAGTTGGCGGAGTTGGGTGGCACACAGTGCCACCCAGTCCTTGAGCTTCTTGGCATCGTCATGGCTGAGCAGGTAGATCGACTGCTCTTCAGGTATGTAGAACTGCTGCAGTTGCGTCTTCTGCGCCATGATGTCCTGTCAGCCCAGATGCAACAGCATCGATTGCGGCGATTCCATGTAGCCTTTCCAGCGATTGCAGAAACGCGCAATGGTGCCACCATCAATGATGCGATGGTCGCCCGCCCAGCTCACGGTCATGATGGCGCGTTCCACCACCTGGCCGTTGGCGTCGAAGCGCGGCAGTTTCTGGGTCCGGCCCAGGGCCACAATCGCCACTTCCGGTGCATTGATGATGGGCGAGGCATAGGTGCCGCCCAGCGCACCAATGTTGGAGATGGTGATGGTGCCGCCCTTGAGATCCTCCTGGCTGACACGGCCAGAGCGGGCCGCCTCGGTCAGACGGGCCACTTCATCGGCAATGCCCAGCAGGGTCAGGCTCTCAACACCTTTGACATTGGGAACCATCAGCCCGGCCTTGCCGTCCACCGCCATGCCGATATTGCAACTGGGCAGGTAGTGAATCTCGGTAACGTCGTCGTTAACACGGCTGTTGAGCACCGGGAATTCCTGAACCGCCAGCGCCATGGCTTTCATGACGAATGGCATCAGTGTCAGCCGTGAGCCCCTGGCTTCGGCTTCCGGTTTGAGCTGCTCCCGCAGTTTCAGCAGGTCAGTAACGTCGATGTCTTCGCTGTAGATGAAGTGGGGGATGGTGGTTGCCGACTTGACCATGCTGCGGGCCATTGCCGCTTTCATGCCCTTGATCGGTTCGATCCGTACTTCCTGCTCGCGCTTTGGCATCCTGCGTCCGCTGCCCTGACTTGCTTGCCGCGATTCACCAGTGTCTTCCTGGTGTTGTGCAGGCGCGGTTGGCTTGTCGAGGTGCGCGAGCACATCGGCCTTCAGTACCCTGCCATCCTTGCCGGAACCGTCGATATCCGCCAGGTGCAGGTCATGCTCCCGCACCAGGCGGCGCACGGCGGGGCTGGCGGGAATCCGCTGGCGGTTTCCTGTTGAAACCGGTTTTGCAGTAGCCGGGGCGGATTCCGGTGCTGGTTTTGGTGTAGCTTTTGCCTCGGTGGGCTCGTCACGGTCGCGGGGAATAAACGCAAACAGCGGAGAGTGTACCCGGGCCATCTCCTGTTGCTTATGGTAAAGCTTGGTGACGCGGCCAGCCTTGGGCGCGGTAATCTCCACCATGGCCTTGTCGGTCATGACATCCACTACCGGCTGGTCTTCCTCGATCTCGTCACCTTCAGCCACGCGCCATTCCACTACCTCACACTCGACGATGCCTTCGCCGATATCGGGGAGGATAAAGTCTTCGGTTTCATCGTCATTGGCTGTGGTGGTGCCAGAGGTTTCCTGCACAGGCTCTGCTTCCCTGGCGTCAGGT
Above is a genomic segment from Marinobacter panjinensis containing:
- a CDS encoding protein kinase domain-containing protein encodes the protein MAQKTQLQQFYIPEEQSIYLLSHDDAKKLKDWVALCATQLRQLGYLDIELIGKGAYGFVFAGRLPSPDNTGPEHVFKFTRINLPQHLQDRLEDEAYILEQVRHPRVPRLIAYQRAHNQPILVMERAAGLNLEEVSLREGRLKPRVVMRIADQLADILRNLRRENGPAGRPIVHGDIKPSNLVFDASTENIALIDWGSSVFAQLDANLQFITSNVMELMSDNLQQTNARLGDVYFIGEEQLNGGLSSPRFDEQGAAGTLYALASGQSCRFGHQAIPANSLGLPMEFARMLDGMLAPDPETRRQAGDYYLREMPRMARTVMIDLPEPALNPLVPVWTRPSDHEIDTVVYSSRKSFLRQEGAPETLNDVNDVQLDRYYKNFMQGMGETEKAFLAAVSRLGRYPVEGGLAVRWESDGVYIDTSLNLHDPSLKTAFIRAVNNMVYLAQAIYRQGIFKSCLFNARNTLHIDRDEPDQPFVPEPGMQLRYEVSAAPEVEDESRVHSYFEDGPDPEEFLVLPQTIITALESLNDIHHTGMIIFEALPRHLKIHSHYRLLDPDREGEFSRLLDEILSAVDQITGLGVSGFMKMPYKDTRFFPHIERLPERYYPRNPRVEADSV
- a CDS encoding dihydrolipoyllysine-residue acetyltransferase, which produces MSDFILPDIGEGIVECELVKWLVSEGDVIEEDQPVAEVMTDKALVEIPAPYKGRVTRLYHKEGDIAKVHAPLFELVEEGGDSERDTAPQTPTTEAEPDAREAEPVQETSGTTTANDDETEDFILPDIGEGIVECEVVEWRVAEGDEIEEDQPVVDVMTDKAMVEITAPKAGRVTKLYHKQQEMARVHSPLFAFIPRDRDEPTEAKATPKPAPESAPATAKPVSTGNRQRIPASPAVRRLVREHDLHLADIDGSGKDGRVLKADVLAHLDKPTAPAQHQEDTGESRQASQGSGRRMPKREQEVRIEPIKGMKAAMARSMVKSATTIPHFIYSEDIDVTDLLKLREQLKPEAEARGSRLTLMPFVMKAMALAVQEFPVLNSRVNDDVTEIHYLPSCNIGMAVDGKAGLMVPNVKGVESLTLLGIADEVARLTEAARSGRVSQEDLKGGTITISNIGALGGTYASPIINAPEVAIVALGRTQKLPRFDANGQVVERAIMTVSWAGDHRIIDGGTIARFCNRWKGYMESPQSMLLHLG